CAAACGCCTGATCGAAAAGGAAAAAGTCCACGCCATCATCGGTTCCTACGGTTCCTCCCTGGCCATGGCCGGCGGTGAAATGGCCGAAAAGGCGGGCATCCCCCAGATGGGCACCAGCTGCACCAACCCGCTGGTCACCCAAGGCAAGAAATACGTCTTCCGCGTGTGCTTCATCGACCCGTTTCAGGGCGCCGGCGCGGCCACTTACGCCTTCCGTCATCTGGACATGAAAAAGGCGGCCCTGCTCATCGACGTGGCCAGCGACTACTCCGTGGGTCTGGCCAACTTCTTCAAGAAGTCCTTCACCAAGCTGGGCGGCGAAGTCGTGGCCGTTCTCAACTATCAGTCCGGCGATCAGGACTTCACCGCACAGCTTCAGCAGATCATGAGCAAGCAGCCCGACGTGCTGTTCATTCCTTCCTACTTCGCCGAGGGGGCCATCATCATGAAGCAGGCCAAGGAACTGGGCGCGACCTTCAAGATCATGGGCGGCGACGCCATGGACAATCCGGAGATCACCGCCATCGGCGGCAGCGCCGTGGAAGGCTTCATGCACACGACCTTCCCCTACGATCCTTCCATGCCGGAGATGAACCCCGTGGCCAAAGCCTTCACGGAGGAATGGAAGAAGGCCAATCCCAAGAAGGATCCCAACGTCAACGCCGCCCTGGGCTATGACTCCTACATGATCATCATGGACGCCATCACCCGCGCCGGTTCGGCCGAACCCCAGGCCATCACCGACGCCCTGGCCGCCACCAAGGACTTTGTGGGCGCGACCGGCACCACCACCATCAACAAGACCCACGACGCCGAAAAGCCCGTCGGTCTGGTGGTCATAAAGGACGGCAAAAAGACCTACGTGGACAGCATCACTCCGGAAATCTAAAAAATATGCGAAGAGGCACCTGTCAAAAAAGTAGGAGCCTCTTCGCATACAATAATATGCTAAGGGGAGTAAGACGAGTTATAAATAGGCTGATAACAAAAATTGAATAGATTATTTTGGAAAATATGTCTTGATGTTGATTAATATTAATGAAAATATCAAAATTTTAGGTAATTTTAGTTATGAATCTATTTAGAATACACATAAGACCACATGGCGGAAATGCTGATATGGGCTTAACATTTAAATATTGCTTAGAAAAAGGGATACTTGGTATCGGATGGAGAACAGATTCTAATAATTGTACAAAAGATTGGGATGAATATTACCGTGAAGCATCAGAAAAATATGGATACGATCCTACAATATGCAAATATATATA
Above is a window of Desulfomicrobium orale DSM 12838 DNA encoding:
- a CDS encoding ABC transporter substrate-binding protein codes for the protein MQRLGFLCLVLLMVCGFAGTSLAADDTVRIGVFLPLTGQNAFGGQLELEGVQMAHKEKGEILGKKVELFVVDNKSDKVEAANAVKRLIEKEKVHAIIGSYGSSLAMAGGEMAEKAGIPQMGTSCTNPLVTQGKKYVFRVCFIDPFQGAGAATYAFRHLDMKKAALLIDVASDYSVGLANFFKKSFTKLGGEVVAVLNYQSGDQDFTAQLQQIMSKQPDVLFIPSYFAEGAIIMKQAKELGATFKIMGGDAMDNPEITAIGGSAVEGFMHTTFPYDPSMPEMNPVAKAFTEEWKKANPKKDPNVNAALGYDSYMIIMDAITRAGSAEPQAITDALAATKDFVGATGTTTINKTHDAEKPVGLVVIKDGKKTYVDSITPEI